ATGGAGAAGATGACGGTGAGCAGGATGATGGTGAGCAGGGCGATGAGGCCAAACAAAATAGAGCGTGAAGTAAGTGCCGCTTTCGGTCACGGTATGCTCGGTGACGCTGAGGCAGACCGGGCAGACTTTCTGCTGGTTAGGCAGGGGCCGCTGGACTTGCTTGGTGCCGAAGAAAAGCATATGAAGATTATACTTTGGAAGTTGAACGTTGGAGGTTAGAGGTTGGAAAATGGACATTATTCACTACGAAGCGGCGGGCGGGATTTTGTTTGACGGCGACAAGGTGCTTCTCCTGCGGAAGCATGGCCTGAACGAGGTTGTTTTGCCGAAAGGCCACGTCGAAGATGGCGAGACGGCGGAGCAGGCGGCGGTGCGGGAGACCGTTGAGGAAACGGGCTATTCAAACCTGGAAGTGCTGGCCGATCTGGGCGTGCTTCAGGCGCAGTTCCGGGGCAAGGATGG
This genomic stretch from Chloroflexota bacterium harbors:
- a CDS encoding NUDIX domain-containing protein, coding for MDIIHYEAAGGILFDGDKVLLLRKHGLNEVVLPKGHVEDGETAEQAAVRETVEETGYSNLEVLADLGVLQAQFRGKDGAWYVRNEHYFVMRLRNHDHAGEMDYDDAEHDRQTFERLWVPAAEAEAMMSFEPARSFVRQAVGWWRERRD